The Chryseobacterium geocarposphaerae genome window below encodes:
- a CDS encoding type VI secretion system Vgr family protein, which yields MKKNTSNSDKISENHIPGINRVVKLDIVIEGKIIKHFKYFRLQQSVRRHHNFELILAHDSLGEAQNHTLEQAKHFLGKRITIVFKYKDYESESPERNFVGIITKVAFSQEKMSLGNIVLKGQSPTILMDAAPHTQSFGGDQAVNTGIIANKIIKEAFGSGKFDFRVEAQNKSYINYSSQYNETHYNYLARTAEAYGEQFYYDGEVLHFGKLPPSEKPIRLVYGSNATDVQVELNAVHIHPEFFGYNSSSHTRMEGSKNNISHIGGIPSEAYELNNNIFKTRSLSPAPINPNMFVDVDDSQKSAAGSAAVEVFTVSGKTTVPFLYPGCLADIEMRKPDSNQTSYFTKITVTEVYHEVKERGDYTGSFEAIADGTGFMPKPDFIQPKAEPQVATVISNTDPLNQGRIQVQFDWQKNPDTTHFIRMMSPDAGGTDMITQNRGFVAIPEVGDQVMVGFEYNHPDFPFAMGGMFHGQVALGGSINNHIKSIQTRSGNKVIFNDQEGSIFIEDPSGNTYLMDGKGNITVNAPKNITFTAGENVQINAGKNIIASAQRNINIMAGEDITETANDDYNLTASNIIETAEVGRSSRAKNITENMEAGSYISTKDAINVESAKEVLINSGKQVKMQ from the coding sequence ATGAAAAAAAATACTTCGAATTCTGATAAGATTTCTGAGAATCATATTCCGGGAATCAATCGAGTGGTGAAACTGGATATTGTGATTGAAGGCAAGATTATCAAACACTTCAAGTATTTCCGCCTGCAACAAAGTGTAAGGCGACACCACAACTTCGAGCTTATTCTTGCTCATGATTCTCTGGGAGAAGCTCAGAATCATACGTTAGAACAGGCAAAGCATTTTCTGGGAAAACGTATCACAATTGTTTTTAAATATAAAGATTATGAAAGTGAAAGTCCTGAAAGAAATTTTGTAGGAATTATTACCAAAGTAGCTTTCAGCCAGGAAAAAATGAGCCTCGGAAATATAGTTCTCAAAGGCCAAAGCCCGACTATTCTTATGGATGCCGCACCTCATACACAAAGTTTTGGAGGAGATCAGGCTGTTAATACAGGTATTATTGCCAATAAAATAATTAAAGAGGCGTTTGGGTCAGGAAAATTTGATTTCAGGGTGGAAGCCCAGAATAAAAGCTATATTAATTATAGCTCACAATATAACGAAACCCATTACAATTACCTTGCAAGAACTGCTGAAGCTTACGGAGAACAGTTCTACTATGATGGTGAAGTTCTTCATTTTGGAAAGCTTCCCCCTTCTGAAAAGCCGATTCGACTCGTCTATGGGAGTAATGCAACTGATGTTCAGGTTGAATTGAATGCGGTACATATCCATCCTGAATTTTTTGGATACAACAGCAGCAGCCATACCAGAATGGAGGGTTCTAAAAATAATATTAGTCATATAGGAGGAATTCCCTCTGAAGCTTATGAGCTTAATAATAATATCTTTAAGACCCGTTCACTTTCTCCGGCTCCCATTAATCCCAACATGTTCGTAGATGTGGACGATTCCCAAAAAAGTGCTGCTGGAAGTGCCGCTGTAGAAGTTTTTACTGTTTCAGGGAAAACTACGGTTCCTTTTTTATATCCAGGATGTCTTGCTGATATCGAAATGAGAAAGCCTGATAGCAATCAGACTTCTTATTTTACAAAAATTACTGTTACGGAAGTTTATCATGAAGTCAAAGAGCGGGGGGATTACACAGGAAGTTTTGAAGCTATTGCCGACGGAACAGGCTTTATGCCTAAACCTGATTTTATACAGCCTAAAGCAGAGCCACAGGTAGCAACTGTAATTTCCAATACGGACCCACTTAATCAAGGACGTATTCAGGTGCAGTTTGACTGGCAGAAAAATCCTGATACGACTCATTTCATAAGAATGATGAGTCCGGATGCAGGAGGAACCGATATGATTACTCAAAACAGGGGTTTTGTAGCAATTCCAGAAGTAGGGGATCAGGTAATGGTGGGGTTTGAGTATAACCATCCTGACTTTCCTTTCGCTATGGGAGGAATGTTCCATGGGCAGGTAGCTTTAGGGGGGAGTATTAACAATCATATTAAATCAATACAGACAAGAAGCGGTAATAAAGTGATCTTTAACGATCAGGAGGGAAGTATTTTTATTGAAGATCCGAGTGGAAATACCTATCTTATGGACGGAAAAGGTAATATTACCGTTAATGCACCTAAAAATATAACCTTTACTGCCGGAGAAAATGTACAGATTAATGCCGGGAAAAATATCATTGCTTCCGCTCAGAGAAATATAAATATTATGGCCGGAGAAGATATTACAGAAACGGCTAATGATGACTATAATCTGACGGCAAGTAACATTATCGAAACTGCAGAGGTAGGAAGAAGCTCCAGAGCAAAAAATATTACGGAAAATATGGAAGCTGGTTCTTACATTAGTACAAAAGATGCCATCAATGTAGAAAGTGCCAAGGAAGTTCTTATCAATAGTGGGAAACAGGTAAAAATGCAATAA
- a CDS encoding thioredoxin family protein, translating to MKSIVTGLFIFISLFSFAQDGIQFQELPFKDLVAKAKKEKKLVFIDAYASWCGPCKMMEKNVFVTKSVGDFFNKNFVNARIDMEKGEGREVAAKFGVRSYPTYLFLNGDGELVSQNYGYMEESMFLLMAQDVNSPNNAKGSLKERFAKGEKDPEFLINIIKLNSTSDFEFAKKASERYFENKKKTEELTKDEIGYLLYFLKSTEDPNYKVFVSRKAEVIKFLPEKTYSDFDHQLILSKIVAQSIDEKNKQINEDYFMKTAEPLVGKDEAITKLNQTKLAYYEQTANFAEYEKTALEYYKKTDSFDPNELLKAAWIFSEHVKNKPSLKKAAEWAEQSVMRGETSENTYILAKIYFLTGNIGPAKSFAEMSRNIAVQNNKDAGLAEELLKQIK from the coding sequence ATGAAAAGTATCGTTACCGGACTATTTATATTTATTTCTCTTTTTAGCTTCGCTCAGGATGGAATTCAGTTTCAGGAACTTCCTTTTAAAGATTTAGTGGCAAAAGCAAAAAAAGAAAAAAAATTGGTTTTTATAGATGCTTATGCCTCTTGGTGCGGACCTTGTAAAATGATGGAGAAAAATGTTTTTGTTACAAAATCAGTAGGTGATTTTTTCAACAAGAATTTTGTAAATGCCCGAATCGATATGGAAAAAGGGGAAGGAAGAGAAGTTGCCGCTAAATTTGGTGTCCGTTCGTACCCTACTTATCTTTTCTTAAACGGTGACGGAGAACTGGTTTCTCAAAACTATGGATACATGGAAGAAAGCATGTTCCTGCTCATGGCACAAGATGTCAATTCTCCCAACAACGCTAAAGGTTCCTTAAAAGAAAGATTTGCTAAAGGAGAGAAAGATCCTGAATTTTTAATTAATATCATTAAACTCAACTCAACTTCTGATTTTGAATTTGCTAAAAAAGCATCCGAAAGATATTTTGAAAACAAAAAGAAAACAGAGGAACTTACTAAAGACGAAATTGGTTATTTATTGTACTTTTTAAAATCTACAGAAGATCCCAATTACAAAGTATTTGTTTCAAGAAAAGCGGAAGTGATTAAATTCTTACCCGAGAAAACCTATTCAGATTTTGATCATCAACTCATTTTATCTAAAATTGTCGCACAGTCTATAGATGAAAAAAACAAACAGATTAATGAGGATTACTTCATGAAAACTGCCGAGCCTTTAGTTGGTAAAGATGAAGCTATAACAAAACTAAATCAGACCAAATTAGCCTATTACGAACAGACGGCTAACTTTGCGGAATATGAAAAAACAGCACTGGAATATTATAAAAAAACGGATTCATTTGATCCTAATGAACTTTTAAAAGCAGCATGGATTTTTTCTGAACATGTAAAAAACAAACCCTCATTAAAAAAAGCAGCCGAATGGGCGGAACAATCTGTAATGCGTGGTGAAACGTCTGAAAACACTTATATTCTGGCAAAAATTTACTTTTTAACCGGAAATATAGGACCAGCTAAGAGCTTCGCTGAAATGTCCAGAAATATAGCTGTTCAAAACAACAAAGATGCCGGTCTTGCAGAAGAATTATTAAAACAAATCAAATAA
- a CDS encoding DUF3575 domain-containing protein gives MKNKILISLFGLFALHTISAQTAEVPEQKSETKVYIKGNALFIPIGIVNVGVEHQLNKKITLQGDVFISPWKSFAGHELQYYSVSFDGRYYFDEAFKHWFVGANIGASSFVLQKWSYWNDDIHYDQETMLPTKYISSQLYQKGYSILLGITAGYQFNLSERWNMELYATVGHSQDFYKGYVRGTDEKERYDRIENYNKSGEIIPYRGGIMISYKLK, from the coding sequence TTGAAAAATAAAATTCTAATCTCCTTATTTGGATTATTTGCTCTACATACAATAAGCGCACAAACAGCTGAAGTACCTGAACAAAAATCTGAAACAAAAGTATATATAAAAGGAAATGCATTATTCATTCCTATTGGCATTGTAAATGTGGGAGTTGAACATCAATTAAACAAAAAAATAACGCTGCAAGGGGATGTTTTTATTTCTCCTTGGAAATCCTTTGCGGGGCATGAACTTCAGTATTATTCTGTTTCTTTTGATGGTAGATATTACTTTGATGAAGCTTTCAAACACTGGTTTGTAGGAGCAAACATTGGAGCCTCTTCTTTCGTTTTACAAAAATGGAGCTATTGGAATGACGACATACATTACGACCAAGAGACAATGTTACCAACTAAATACATAAGTTCTCAACTTTATCAAAAGGGATATTCAATTCTTTTAGGAATTACTGCCGGTTACCAATTTAATCTTTCAGAAAGATGGAATATGGAATTGTATGCAACTGTAGGACATTCTCAAGATTTTTATAAAGGTTATGTTCGTGGAACCGACGAGAAAGAAAGGTATGACCGTATTGAAAACTATAATAAAAGTGGGGAAATTATTCCTTACCGTGGTGGTATAATGATCTCTTATAAATTAAAATAA
- a CDS encoding exo-beta-N-acetylmuramidase NamZ family protein, which yields MNLDFKIKNLLLICLIFLGVFNHYSSQIQTDFKTGVDQPELYLPLLKNKTIGVVTNQTGLMNDRTHLVDFLVKNGIKIQTIFAPEHGFRGDADAGEKVKNGVDVKTGIPIISLYGKNKKPTAEQLKGIDIVVFDIQDVGVRFYTYISTLTYLMEAGAENNVEVMVLDRPNPHDGYTDGPVLKKKWASFVGMHEVPVVYGLTIGEYGKMVNGEKWLKNEVQAKYTIIPMKNYHKKQRYPILDKPSPNLPNDKAINLYPSLCFFEGTQVSVGRGTDLPFQIYGSPWTPDLPYEFTPKPNFGAKDPFLNGKLCYGENLSNYPTDLREINLEWLIKAYKNYKNQELDFFLKNLWFDTLAGTNKLRKQIISGKSIQEIKESWKSDLEDFEKIRSKYILYEN from the coding sequence ATGAATTTAGATTTCAAAATTAAAAATTTACTTCTTATTTGCCTAATTTTTTTAGGAGTATTCAATCATTATTCTTCTCAGATTCAAACAGATTTCAAAACTGGGGTGGATCAGCCGGAGCTTTATCTTCCTTTATTGAAGAATAAGACAATCGGTGTTGTGACGAATCAGACGGGACTTATGAATGATCGGACGCATTTGGTGGATTTTTTAGTTAAAAACGGGATTAAGATTCAGACTATTTTTGCTCCTGAACACGGTTTCCGTGGAGATGCAGATGCAGGTGAAAAGGTGAAAAACGGGGTAGATGTAAAAACCGGGATTCCTATCATTTCTTTATATGGTAAAAATAAAAAGCCAACTGCGGAACAATTGAAGGGTATTGATATTGTTGTTTTTGATATTCAGGATGTAGGAGTAAGATTTTACACTTATATTTCAACATTGACCTATTTGATGGAAGCAGGAGCAGAAAATAATGTCGAAGTTATGGTTTTGGACAGACCCAATCCGCATGATGGATATACAGACGGTCCTGTTTTAAAGAAAAAATGGGCAAGTTTTGTAGGAATGCATGAAGTTCCTGTTGTGTATGGTTTAACGATAGGAGAATATGGGAAAATGGTAAATGGAGAAAAATGGCTGAAAAATGAAGTTCAGGCAAAATATACCATTATTCCGATGAAGAATTATCATAAAAAACAACGTTACCCGATTTTAGATAAACCTTCACCGAATTTGCCGAATGATAAAGCCATTAATCTGTACCCAAGTTTATGTTTTTTTGAGGGAACACAGGTATCTGTAGGAAGAGGAACAGACTTACCGTTTCAAATTTATGGTTCACCATGGACGCCGGATTTACCGTATGAATTTACCCCAAAACCTAATTTTGGAGCAAAAGATCCATTTTTGAATGGGAAGTTATGTTATGGTGAAAATCTATCAAATTATCCGACTGATTTAAGAGAGATCAATTTAGAATGGTTAATTAAAGCATATAAAAATTATAAAAATCAGGAACTGGATTTTTTTCTGAAGAATTTATGGTTTGATACTTTGGCCGGAACGAATAAATTGAGAAAACAAATTATATCAGGAAAATCAATCCAAGAGATTAAGGAATCTTGGAAATCTGATTTGGAAGATTTTGAAAAGATAAGAAGCAAGTATATTCTTTACGAGAACTAA
- a CDS encoding ABC transporter permease — MKFPLYFSRKIAFSKDNKNNLSRVIIFIGRLSVALGIIVSLITVSTGFGSKKAIKERLADFSGHITIKSTKSNSSYNTSVLDNQGLQLQKIKELPDVASVQKYATVTGIMRNEHNFAGIIFKGIGKDFDSLRFKKFLIEGRTPIVTEIGYNHGVTISQKIANDLHLKLKDSIVTIFSKVDQKPIYRKFEVVGIYKTDIKMIDEQFVIGGINHVRKIQDMKPDEVGGIDIFLKNVNDIDKDYPEIEKLIGYKNYAEKATEKFPQITDWISIYDTNIALIIIIMLIVVIINIIMVLLILIIERTNSIGLLKTLGASNSQIRATFINYTLIIMIPGLLYGNAIGLGLILIQKFFGVIKLNPENYYVSTVPVDLNPIAIISISVGILIISGLALIIPSYLISKISPVKAIKYN; from the coding sequence TTGAAATTTCCTTTATATTTCTCTAGAAAAATAGCGTTTTCCAAAGATAACAAAAATAATCTCTCAAGGGTTATCATCTTCATCGGCAGACTTTCCGTAGCTTTAGGGATTATTGTTTCCCTCATTACGGTTTCTACGGGCTTTGGTTCTAAGAAAGCGATCAAGGAAAGACTAGCGGATTTCAGTGGGCATATCACCATAAAATCTACCAAATCCAATTCCTCTTATAATACTTCAGTTCTGGATAATCAGGGACTGCAACTTCAGAAAATAAAGGAGCTTCCGGATGTAGCAAGCGTACAGAAATATGCTACCGTAACCGGGATTATGCGTAATGAACATAATTTTGCCGGAATTATCTTTAAAGGAATCGGAAAGGATTTTGACAGTCTGCGTTTCAAAAAATTCTTAATTGAAGGACGTACTCCCATTGTTACAGAAATAGGCTACAATCACGGAGTAACTATTTCCCAAAAAATCGCCAATGATCTTCATCTCAAACTGAAAGACAGTATTGTTACGATATTTTCTAAAGTTGATCAAAAACCAATTTACAGAAAATTTGAAGTGGTTGGAATTTACAAAACTGATATTAAAATGATTGATGAACAATTCGTTATCGGAGGCATCAATCATGTAAGAAAAATTCAGGATATGAAGCCTGATGAAGTGGGTGGAATCGATATTTTCCTGAAAAATGTGAATGATATTGACAAGGACTATCCTGAGATTGAAAAATTGATTGGCTATAAAAATTATGCCGAGAAAGCAACCGAAAAGTTTCCTCAGATCACGGATTGGATAAGTATTTACGACACCAATATTGCTCTTATTATTATCATCATGCTGATTGTTGTGATTATCAATATCATTATGGTTCTTTTGATTCTTATTATTGAAAGAACAAATTCAATTGGTTTACTTAAAACTTTAGGAGCAAGCAATTCTCAGATCAGAGCAACATTTATCAATTACACTTTAATTATTATGATTCCCGGACTTTTGTATGGAAACGCAATCGGTCTCGGATTGATTCTGATTCAGAAGTTTTTTGGGGTGATCAAACTTAACCCTGAGAACTATTATGTAAGTACAGTTCCCGTAGACCTGAACCCTATTGCAATTATATCCATTTCAGTGGGAATCCTGATTATTTCGGGATTGGCACTAATTATTCCCAGTTATCTGATCAGTAAAATATCACCCGTTAAAGCGATTAAATACAACTAA
- a CDS encoding PLP-dependent cysteine synthase family protein produces the protein MKYAENILETIGNTPLVKLNKVLGEDFPALVLAKVETFNPGNSVKDRMALKMIEDAEKDGRLKPGGTIIEGTSGNTGMGLALAAIIKGYKCIFVTNSKQSKEKCDILRAVGAEVIVCPTDVKPTDPRSYYSVSKRLAKETENGWYVNQYDNLSNRAAHYESTAPEIWEQTEGKLTHFVVGAGTGGTITGCGKFFKEKNPEIKVIGVDTYGSILKEIHETGEVNLGHAYTYITEGIGEDILPENYDMSVIDHFEKVTDKDGAVYARKLAKEEGIFCGYSAGSAIASLVQMKDQFTKDDVIVVLLHDHGSRYVGKIYNDDWMKEMGWLD, from the coding sequence ATGAAATACGCAGAAAATATTCTTGAAACTATAGGAAATACCCCATTAGTAAAGCTTAATAAAGTTTTAGGGGAAGACTTTCCTGCATTAGTTTTAGCAAAAGTAGAAACTTTCAATCCCGGAAATTCTGTAAAGGACAGAATGGCTCTTAAAATGATTGAAGACGCAGAAAAGGATGGAAGATTAAAACCCGGAGGAACCATCATTGAAGGAACTTCAGGAAATACAGGAATGGGACTAGCTCTTGCTGCAATCATCAAAGGATACAAATGTATTTTTGTGACCAATTCTAAACAATCAAAAGAAAAATGTGATATTCTTCGTGCCGTTGGAGCTGAAGTGATCGTTTGTCCGACAGACGTAAAACCTACAGATCCGCGTTCTTATTATTCTGTGTCGAAACGACTGGCAAAAGAAACGGAAAACGGATGGTACGTGAATCAATATGATAATTTATCCAACAGAGCAGCTCATTATGAATCTACCGCTCCTGAAATTTGGGAACAAACGGAAGGGAAACTGACTCACTTTGTAGTGGGAGCCGGAACAGGAGGTACCATTACAGGCTGCGGAAAATTTTTCAAAGAGAAGAATCCTGAGATTAAAGTAATTGGTGTTGATACATACGGTTCCATCTTAAAGGAAATTCATGAAACAGGAGAAGTAAATTTAGGACATGCTTACACCTATATCACTGAAGGGATCGGTGAAGATATTCTTCCTGAGAACTATGATATGTCTGTCATCGATCATTTTGAAAAAGTTACGGATAAAGACGGCGCCGTGTACGCCAGAAAACTGGCTAAAGAAGAAGGAATTTTCTGCGGATATTCTGCAGGAAGTGCAATTGCTTCTCTGGTACAGATGAAAGATCAGTTTACAAAAGATGATGTGATTGTTGTTTTACTACATGATCACGGTTCAAGATATGTTGGAAAGATCTACAATGATGATTGGATGAAAGAAATGGGCTGGTTGGATTAA
- a CDS encoding chaperone modulator CbpM, which produces MSERISREELVKIYNIEVTFFDELVDSGLLHIQTENEIRYLRYEDLPSFERFANWHYDLEINLPGLEVIHDMLKKMEDLKQKNRELMNKLSAISDKYEDG; this is translated from the coding sequence ATGAGTGAAAGAATATCGCGAGAAGAACTCGTAAAAATATATAATATTGAAGTCACTTTTTTTGATGAACTGGTAGATTCCGGTTTGCTGCATATTCAGACCGAAAATGAAATCAGGTATCTGAGGTATGAAGATTTACCTTCTTTTGAAAGGTTTGCCAATTGGCATTACGATCTGGAGATCAACCTTCCCGGCTTGGAAGTTATTCATGATATGCTGAAGAAAATGGAAGATTTAAAACAGAAAAACCGGGAATTGATGAATAAGCTTTCTGCAATTAGCGATAAATATGAAGATGGGTAA
- a CDS encoding DnaJ C-terminal domain-containing protein has product MAYIDYYKILGVDKNATQDDIKRAYRKLARKLHPDLNPDDKEAERKFKELNEANEVLSNPENRKKYDKYGEHWKHGEEYEKAQQQQRQYQSQSQSQSQSGNFGGGFSGADFGEGEDFSDFFQSMFGGAGGGFGRSSRGSASGKFKGQDVHAELNLSLKDAATTHQQTFDINGKKVRITIPAGVYDGQQIKLKGHGNPGFNGGPHGDLYITFTIPADPNFERIGDDLKTKVSIDLYTAVLGGDVKVNTLTGSVNLKVKPETQNGTTVRLKGKGFPAYKKEGDFGDLFVTYEVKLPTNLTEKQKELFEQLKNS; this is encoded by the coding sequence ATGGCGTATATAGATTACTATAAAATTTTAGGTGTAGATAAGAATGCGACGCAAGATGACATTAAAAGAGCTTACAGAAAATTAGCGAGGAAGCTACATCCAGACTTAAATCCTGATGACAAAGAGGCCGAGCGAAAATTCAAAGAACTGAATGAAGCCAATGAAGTGCTCAGCAATCCTGAAAATCGTAAAAAATACGATAAATATGGGGAACACTGGAAGCATGGGGAAGAATACGAGAAAGCTCAGCAACAGCAAAGACAATATCAAAGTCAAAGTCAAAGTCAAAGTCAAAGCGGAAATTTCGGAGGTGGATTTTCCGGTGCTGATTTTGGAGAGGGGGAAGATTTTTCAGATTTTTTCCAGAGCATGTTTGGCGGAGCCGGAGGCGGTTTTGGGAGAAGTTCGAGAGGTAGTGCTTCAGGAAAATTTAAAGGACAGGATGTACATGCAGAGTTGAATTTAAGTTTAAAAGATGCAGCCACAACGCATCAGCAGACTTTTGATATTAATGGTAAGAAAGTAAGAATTACAATTCCTGCCGGAGTATATGACGGCCAGCAAATTAAATTAAAAGGTCATGGAAATCCAGGCTTTAATGGAGGGCCTCATGGGGATTTATATATCACTTTTACTATTCCTGCCGATCCGAATTTTGAAAGAATAGGTGATGATCTGAAAACGAAAGTTTCGATAGATTTATATACTGCTGTTTTAGGTGGTGATGTAAAAGTAAATACATTGACAGGAAGTGTTAATTTAAAAGTAAAACCTGAAACCCAAAACGGAACGACAGTAAGGCTGAAAGGAAAAGGTTTTCCGGCATATAAAAAAGAAGGCGATTTTGGTGATCTGTTTGTGACTTACGAAGTGAAACTGCCGACAAATCTCACCGAAAAACAAAAAGAACTTTTTGAACAACTTAAAAATTCCTAA
- a CDS encoding dicarboxylate/amino acid:cation symporter: MKEVLKNYSGIILLLLGITIGSIIGIVAPDVVYYIKPLGDIFLNLLFVSVVPLVFFAVSNSIASLEQQSKFGKIMVTMAFTFLFFILTAAVFTICAVYVFPVSGVSGSNEIIEEAANNDSWGNRIVGFFTVGEFTQLFSRQNMLALLIFAFMTGFSARKAGEKGSVFRSFIASGYEVMKELLLLIMKIAPIGLGAYFAYQVATLGPQLFGFYAKPLGLYYIAGVVYFLVFFSLYAFMAKGQNGVKSFWTNAIYPTLTALSTCSSFATMPANLQAASKIGIPSQISNIVIPIGTTLHKNGSSMSSIIKIYVAFLIIGRDFFDPMNLLLALGITVFVSIVAGGIPNGGYIGEMLMISVYKLPQEAIPAVMIIGTLVDPLATVLNAVGQLVASMFVSRFVKV, translated from the coding sequence ATGAAAGAAGTGTTGAAAAACTATTCAGGAATCATCCTTTTATTGCTAGGAATCACCATTGGAAGCATTATCGGAATTGTTGCTCCCGATGTTGTTTATTATATCAAACCTTTAGGTGATATTTTCCTGAATCTTCTTTTTGTGAGTGTGGTTCCATTGGTATTTTTTGCTGTTTCCAATTCTATTGCATCATTGGAACAGCAATCCAAATTCGGAAAAATCATGGTAACGATGGCTTTTACCTTTCTGTTCTTTATTTTAACAGCCGCTGTTTTTACCATTTGTGCTGTTTATGTATTTCCTGTATCCGGAGTTTCCGGAAGCAACGAAATTATTGAAGAAGCAGCGAATAACGACAGCTGGGGAAATAGAATTGTAGGGTTCTTTACGGTTGGGGAATTCACACAGCTTTTTTCAAGACAAAATATGTTAGCGCTTTTAATTTTTGCTTTCATGACAGGGTTTTCAGCCAGAAAAGCAGGAGAAAAGGGTTCGGTTTTCAGATCATTTATTGCTTCCGGTTACGAAGTGATGAAAGAACTGCTTTTATTAATAATGAAAATCGCTCCAATTGGTCTGGGAGCTTATTTTGCCTATCAGGTGGCAACTTTAGGACCTCAACTTTTTGGATTTTATGCTAAACCTTTAGGGTTATACTATATTGCAGGAGTTGTTTATTTCTTAGTCTTTTTCTCACTTTATGCTTTTATGGCAAAAGGGCAGAATGGAGTAAAAAGTTTTTGGACCAATGCTATTTATCCGACTTTAACCGCTTTGAGTACCTGCAGCAGTTTTGCAACAATGCCTGCTAATTTACAGGCCGCTTCAAAAATTGGAATTCCAAGCCAAATTTCAAATATTGTGATTCCGATTGGAACGACCTTGCATAAGAATGGCTCATCAATGTCTTCAATTATTAAGATTTATGTAGCTTTTTTAATTATCGGAAGAGATTTTTTTGATCCGATGAATTTACTTTTAGCGTTAGGAATTACGGTTTTTGTAAGTATTGTCGCCGGTGGAATTCCGAATGGCGGATATATTGGCGAAATGTTGATGATTTCTGTTTATAAATTGCCACAGGAAGCCATTCCGGCAGTGATGATTATCGGAACACTCGTTGATCCTTTAGCTACAGTTCTGAATGCTGTCGGTCAATTGGTAGCTTCCATGTTTGTGAGTAGGTTTGTGAAAGTTTAA
- a CDS encoding DUF779 domain-containing protein, which translates to MQTKISRLSATEKAIEVIWELEKKYGDLMFYQAGGCCEGTQPQCFEKGGIFPRMNDAMIGTINGHEFWIDRDLFEYWKYSHFTLDAVDGFGPGGFSLETPLGKTFKVNYRLFTQEELQNLEPVKRSE; encoded by the coding sequence ATGCAAACCAAAATATCACGTCTTTCAGCCACGGAAAAAGCCATAGAAGTGATCTGGGAATTAGAAAAAAAATATGGCGATTTGATGTTTTATCAAGCAGGAGGCTGCTGCGAAGGAACACAACCTCAATGTTTCGAGAAAGGAGGAATCTTCCCAAGAATGAATGATGCCATGATCGGCACCATCAACGGCCATGAATTCTGGATCGACCGTGATCTTTTCGAATACTGGAAATATTCGCATTTCACATTGGATGCTGTAGATGGTTTCGGACCGGGAGGGTTTTCTTTGGAAACACCTTTAGGAAAAACATTTAAAGTCAATTACAGACTTTTCACACAGGAAGAATTACAAAATCTGGAACCTGTGAAAAGAAGTGAATAA
- a CDS encoding GNAT family N-acetyltransferase: MMGDLISRDLILNWLKAWCISRDLPLPAEYKSGFKVDVGYPDQKQRYVFPELNDDFFQLSNEIDDTWIYLKFCGSPEDIKDKIPARWEIQPQGYMMYCFEPMKAVHLELSDDYNLKVQVLNSVFIAQILTDKNKIASEGRLILVDDLAIYDRIVTHEEHRGKGLATILMKELENIAISNGIRKNFLVATQQGKSLYEKLGWKLYTLYTSIVIVP, from the coding sequence ATGATGGGAGATTTAATTTCAAGAGATTTAATCCTGAATTGGTTGAAAGCCTGGTGTATATCACGTGATTTGCCTTTGCCAGCCGAATATAAATCAGGGTTTAAAGTAGATGTTGGATATCCGGATCAAAAACAACGTTATGTTTTTCCAGAACTTAATGATGATTTTTTTCAATTATCAAATGAAATTGATGATACTTGGATTTATCTTAAATTCTGTGGTTCTCCGGAAGACATAAAAGATAAGATTCCGGCAAGATGGGAGATCCAGCCTCAGGGTTACATGATGTATTGCTTTGAACCAATGAAAGCTGTTCATCTTGAGTTAAGTGACGATTATAATCTAAAAGTTCAGGTTTTAAACTCAGTATTTATCGCTCAAATTCTGACGGATAAAAATAAAATTGCCTCGGAAGGCCGTCTTATACTTGTTGATGATTTGGCAATTTATGATAGAATTGTAACACACGAGGAGCATAGGGGGAAAGGACTTGCTACCATTCTAATGAAAGAATTGGAAAATATTGCAATCTCGAATGGTATTCGGAAGAATTTTTTAGTAGCTACCCAGCAAGGGAAGTCTCTTTATGAAAAATTAGGCTGGAAACTTTACACGCTTTATACTTCGATTGTTATTGTACCTTAA